CCGCGCCCAGCCAGGTGGGGGGCTCGGGTTGAACGGTGAAGGCTCCGTCTCCGACGCGGTGCAACCAGCCGGAGCTGGCGTAGTAGTCGGCCAGCCGACTGGATATGCCCTGGCCCTTGAGCCAAGCCGAGGTGAGCACCGCACCGGCTGGGGCGGCGTTCAGCCTCTGGTTTAATTTTTGTCGGTCTGAACCAGTATCTCTGGTCATATCTGCAACGAATTAAACCGGAAGGTTCATTTCGTTGCAAATAAACCAAGTGAAACTAGTCTTATTTGCAAGATATTAAACTGCCCACTGGACCTTCGGTGTTACGTTTTCACTCCACTTACGGATAAGTGAGATGAAAACGTAACTCACTCCACTCCTACCGAATGCCACGCGGTGCGGGTAAAAAATACCGCCCCGGTGGCCCCCGGGGCGGCTGGCCCGTGTGGGAAAACCGTTGGCCGAAATGGGTCGGAGTCAACGCACGATCCGCCCGCGCGGTATCATGGACGTTGCGGCGAAAGAGCATCACAAGATGCCCGCGGCGCGGAAGGAGTAGTGGCCGACGCCATGCGGGTCGGCCTTCGGATCACCGATGATGACGTGGTCCATGAGGTCGATGTCGATCACCTTGGCGGCTTCACGGAGTTGCCGGGTGATTTGGACATCCGCAGCGCTCGGGGCCGGGTCGCCGGAGGGGTGGTTGTGGGCGACCACGAGGGCAGAGGCGCTGGCGAGGATGGCTCCGCGGAACACCTCCCGGGGTGCGACCAGTGTGGATGTCGCCGTGCCCAGGGTGACGAGATGCCGGCCGATGGGGTGATTTTTGCGGTCGAGATAGACGCAGTAGAACGCCTCCTGCATCGGGCTCTCTTCGAAAGCAGAACGGAGGTATTCGGCCACCTTCTCGGGTCGGTCGAGACGGACCTCTTCGCCGAGGGAAACGAGGGAGTAAACGATCTTGGCTTCGTAAACGCGCATGGTGAGCGCTCGCGCGAGCCGCGCTTCCCTTGCTCGACGTGGTGTCGAGTGATCGCGGGTGCTGCCCGGTTGAGCGCCCGCTCGGGATGGGCGAAAGTCAAAGCGCTGGGTGAAGCGCCGAGGCCGTGTCCCGCGCAGCGAGACCAACGAGGGGGAAGCGGAACGTTCGCGCGGGGTGGAGGCCGCAGGCACGACCTTGACCGCCCATAAAATGGGGCGCTACCGGACGGGGCAGAGCTAAAAGAATTCGAGCGAAGCGAGCGTAACTCCTCGGCTTGGGAGATATATCTCACAATCTTTGCAGGCTCCGTTGTTTTGACATCCACGACAAGATGCACGGCGACAGTCAGTAGTCTCGTTCCTCGACTGCGCAGCGGGGTTCGCCCCGCGGCTCCGGCCAAGTGGCCATTGACAAAAACTGCACAGTGCCGACTACTAATGGCAGTGTCCACGCTCCGCCACATCATCGCGATTGTCTTGTTGGCCCTCTGGTTGCCGGCGACTCAGCATTGCGGACTAGAGGCGGCAGGGTTGATCGCGCCGGAAGCCCCGCATGGGGCTGCCGCAAAATGCTGTGAGACGAGCGGAGACCCCTGCACCCATGATGGATGCAATGTGGTCGAGAGCAGCCTCATTAAGACCAGCAATGATACGATCAAGGTGCCGACTCCTTCCTTGGCGGCCTGCACGTGTTTTCTTTGTTTGCAGCTCTTGCCGTCAGTATGGGCAGTTGAGCCAAGCCTTGCGGTTTCGGAGCCCGAGACCCCGGAGCATTGGGTTCCGGCCTGGCAGTTTGTCCGTCGTGCCGCGCCGTTGTCGCGCGCGCCTTCGCTCGTTGGTTGATTAGTCCCTGCGCGGACTGATCGACCCTTTTCTATTCCATCCCGCTGCGGGACGCGTGCGCGCGTCTGCAATCCTCGGGGTGTTTTCGTTCACCACCTTGTCACGTCCATTTACTTTTCATGAATCCTATTGTTTCCACGCCCTCCTACCTCATCCGCCCGAGCCTCGGGTTGATGCTCCTCACCCTTGCGGGTGTCGCACACGCCCAAAGCGCGCCCGATGAAGCCGCGACTGCCGTTTCACTGTCCGCGCTCGTCAGCGAAATCACGGCCAAAAATCCCGAGCGCCAATTTTATCAGGAAGAAATTGCCGCCGCCAAAGCCGGGGTGCGCATCTCCTCACGCCTGAGCGACCCCGAGTTGGCTTTTGATATCGGTCAAAAGCGTTTGAAGGACTCATCGGGTGCCAGGATCGGCGACGGTGCGGTCTGGTCTGTCTCCGTCACGCAGACCTTCGAATGGCCTGGTCGTCTCTCCCTGCGCAAGGCTATCGCCAACCGACAGGTTGAACTGGCCGAACTGGGCGTCGCCCGGTTTGAAAACGCCCTGACGGCGCGTGCGCGCACGCTGGCTTTCGGTCTCTACGCCGCCAACGCCAAGGCGGCGGCGATCAGGGAAGTTTCCGACCGTTTCTCCTCGCTCAAGGAAACCTTCCTTGCCCGCGATCCGGCTGGCATCACGCCCCTGCTGGAAACACGCGTGATCGAGGCAAGCGAACTCGCCCTCCAGCGACGCGCAACCGAAGCTGAGCTTGCCGTGCAGGCGGCGCTGATTGAACTGAATCAGCTTCGTGGCGTGGCCGTTGATGCCCCGCTGCGGGTGGCCGCTCCGGCCCTTAGTTTTGCCTCCTTGCCTGCCACCCCTGATCTGCTGGCCGCCGCCCGCGAGAAGAACTTCGACTACCGGATGCGGCTGGTTGAATTGGAGCAACAGGGGTTTGCCGTCAGTCTCGCCCGCAACGAGCGCTATCCCGGCATCAGCGTGAGTCCGTATTTCTCGCGGGACAACGTGGGTGACCGCGAGACCATCGTCGGTCTCGGCCTGAGCGTTCCCTTGCCTGTCTCGGGTCGCACGGGTGCGGCCGTAGAAGTGGCCAATGCCCGCCGCCGGCAGGCGGAAGCCGCTGTGCTGGTCACGCTGCGCGAACTCGACCGTGAAGTCATCACGTCTGCACAGGCCTTCGCCACCAAGCTCGCCGAGTCGCGGCGTTGGTCGCCCGATGCCGTGCAGAAATTCCGCGAAGCTGCGGATCTGGCCGACCGCCACTACCGGACCGGCGCGGTGCCCATCGCCACCTACGTCGAATTGCAGAACAGCTACCTCGATGCCGTCGAAGCGTTGCTCGATACCCAAAGCGAAACGCTGGCGGCCGGACTCAAGGTCCAGCAGCTCACCGGCATTGAACTCAACCCTGTCGAAATCAAGCCATGAACTTTCGTCTTTGGTTTCCAATCGGTCTGGCCGCCTCGGCTCTGTTCCTTGCCGGCTGCGGCAAGAAGGCGGCTTCCGAAGCAGGGCACGACCACTCCGAGCATGCCGAGGGTGCGGAAGGTGAGGAAAGCGGCGTTACCTTCAAGGAAGGCCGCGGACTGCAACTTACACCCGAGGTCGTCAAGGCACTCCGTTTAGTCACCGCGGAAGCGGAGGACCGTGCGCTCGCGGCCGAGATGAATATCACGGCCCAGGTATTCACGATCACGCCTCAGGTGCTGGCCAGCGCTCGACTGCCCGCCTATCAGATTAAACCATTTGAGCAGTCCAGTTTCACCGGCGCGAAACTGGTGCGAATTGATCGATCCGCCGTTTCGGCGACGCGCCTCGTTGACCTGGTCTTCGAGCTGGACGCCTCGGCAAACCATAAGATCGGCGACTTCGTGACACTCGCGCTCGCAGTCGAACCGAAGTCGGTCCTCACCGTGCCCCGTTCCGCCGTCCTCGAAGGTGCCACCGATACCTTCGTTTACGTCGTCAATAGCGGCGCCTACCTGCGCACGCCGGTCAAGGTGGGCGCACGTTCAGCCGACTTCATCGAAATCGCCGACGGTCTTTATGCCGGCGATGTCGTGGTGGTGACGCCTGTCGATCAGCTCTGGCTGGCCGAATTGCGTCTAACCAAGGGCGGCGGCCATAGCCACTGATCCTTCTCTTCTCATTTTCTAATTCTCACATCCCTTTCCTATGATCGACAAGATTCTCGAGTTTGCCCTCCGCCAGCGCGTGTTCGTGCTGCTCGGCGCAGTGGCGCTCATATTCATCGGCGCTTGGTCAGCCTCCCAGCTGCCCATCGATGCCGTGCCCGACATCACCAACGTTCAGGTGCAAATCAACACCTCGGTGCCTTCACTCGCACCTGAGGAAATCGAAAAACTCGTCACCTATCCCATCGAAGTCGAGATGGGTGGAATCGAAAAGCTCCTCGAAGTCCGCTCCATCTCGAAATTCGGCCTTTCGCAAGTCACCCTGATTTTCAAGGAAGGTGCGGACATTTATCGCGCCCGCCAACTTGCGGGTGAGCGCCTCCAAGCCGTTCTGGATGAGTTGCCGCCGGGCGTCACACCGAAACTCGCCCCCATCACCACGGGCCTCGGTGAAATCTACCACTACACGGTCCGCTATAAAGAGGGTTTCAAGGATGCCCCGGCCGATCCGGTGGACCGGCTGCGTGAACTCAAGCTGGCTCAGGACTATATCGTGAAGCCCGCGTTGCGCACCGTGCCCGGCGTTACGGAGGTCAATACTTCCGGTGGCTACGATAAGCAGATCGTGATTATGCCCAATCCCGCAAAGCTCACGAGCGTGGGTCTCACCGTGGGTGAGGTGGCCGACATCGTCGCGGAAAACGTCGCCAACGCCGGCGGCTCGGTGGTGGAGAAGGGCGGCGAGTCCGTTACGGTGCGTGCCATCGGGCGGGTGCAGACGACAGAGGAAATCGCCAACCTGCCGATCAAATTCTCCGGTGCCCGCGCGGGCACATTGCGCGTCAAAGACGTGGCTGATGTCGCTATCGGTTCCGGCGTTCGCACGGGCTCCGCGACCCATGATGGGGCAGAGGCTGTGCTCGGCTCTGCCCTCATGCTTATTGGCGAGAACAGCCGGTTGGTTTCCAGCCGGGTGCACGAGCGAATTGGCGAACTGCAATCAAAGCTACCCAACGGCATGGAGGTTGAAACCGTGTATAATCGCACCGACTTGGTCAATTCGACCATCCGCACGGTGGAGAAGAATCTCTTTGAGGGAGCGATTCTGGTGATCGCGATCCTGATTGCCCTGCTTGGCAACTGGCGTGCCGCCCTGATTGTCGCCACCGCCATCCCGCTTTCCATGCTCTTCGCCATGACCGGCATGGTTCGCTATGGCGTGTCGGGTAATCTCATGAGTCTCGGAGCCGTGGACTTTGGTCTGATCGTGGACGGGGCGGTGGTCATGGCCGAGAATATCGTGCGCATGCTGGCCCAGCGTCAGCATCAGCTTGGTCGCCTCCTGAGCAAGGAAGAGCGCCTGCATACCATCCTGACCGCCTGCAAACAGGTCGGCACACCCACCGTCTTCGGTGTGGCCATCATCACTATCGTTTACCTGCCGATGTTCACCCTCACGGGCATCGAAGGGAAAATGTTCACGCCGATGGCCTTCACTGTCGTCTTCGCCCTCATCGGCGCGCTCATTCTCGCGCTCACGGTTGTGCCGGTGCTGTGCTCGTTCTTCATGACGGCAAAGGTCAGCGAAGAGGACAACTTCCTCATTCGCTTTGCCAAGCGACTCTACACGCCGGTGCTTCACTTCAGCCTGCGCATGCGCTGGCTCATGTCAGCCATTGCCATTGGCATATTCGGCGTGTCGATGTGGGTGTTCACTCACCTTGGCGCGGAGTTCATTCCGCAGCTCGACGAGGGTTCGCTCGCCGCTCAGATGATCCGCACGACCAGCATTGGTCTTGGGCCGTCGGTGCAAATGCAGACTGCCGCCGAGAAGCTGATGTTGGAAAAGTTCCCGGAAGTAACCCATACCTTCGCCCGCGTCGGCACCTCCGAGGTGGCGACCGATCCGATGGGCGTGAACGTGGGCGACAGCTATATCATGATGAAACCGCCCGCCGAGTGGCGGAAGATCGACGGTCGCACCATCACCAAGGATGAACTGACCAATCTCATGTCGAAGGAGCTGGCCGTTCACTTCCCCGCCCAGAGCTACCTCTTTTCTCAACCGATTGAATTGCGTTTTAACGAACTGCTCTCGGGCAGCCGGGCCGACATCGCCATCAAGGTTTTTGGTGACGACTACGACACCTTGGAAAAGGTCGCCGGCGAGGTCCGTGAAATCGTGGAGAAGATCCCCGGGGCCGCCGACGTCGAGTTTGATGCGGCAGGCAAGGCGCCCGTCCTCCAGGTCGTCCTCAACCGCACGGCCATGTCGCGCTACAACGTCCACGCCGATGAGGTAAACAAGGTGATCGAGACCGCGTTCGCCGGCGTCGAGGGCGGGGTGATCATTGATGGCAATCGCCGTTATCCCATCATCACCCGTCTGCCGGAATCGGCGCGGCAGGATTTTGCCAACGTTGCCAATCTCCCCATCCGCACGACCGACGGCGGCATGGTCACCCTCGGCCAGGTGGCCGACGTGAGCATGACCGAAAGCGTCAACACCATCAGCCGTGAGGCGTTCCAGCGCCGCATGGCGATTCAGGTCAACCTGCGCGGCCGCGATGTGCAGAGCTTCGTTTTGGAAGCGCAGCAAAAGATAGGAGCCGAGGTTAAGTTGCCCGAAGGCTATTTCGTCGAATACGGCGGGGCCTTCAAGAACCTCCAGGAGGCGCGCACCCGGCTGATGATCGTGGTGCCAGCCGCGCTCGCCCTGATCTTCCTCCTGATCTTCATGGCCTTTGGCAGCGTCAGACAGGCCTTGATTGTTTACACCGGCATCCCCCTCGCCGTCACCGGCGGCGTCTTCGCCCTCTGGCTGCGCGACCTGCCTTTCTCCATCTCGGCGGCGGTCGGCTTCATTGCTCTCTCCGGCGTGGCTGTGCTCAACGGCGTCATGATGATCTCCTTCATCAATCAATTGCGCGAAGAGGGAAAGAATGTGCGGGACGCCGTGGTCGAGGGCGCGCTGACCCGTCTGCGCCCCGTGCTCATGACCGCCTTGGTCGCCGCCCTCGGTTTCGTTCCGATGGCTCTCGCCACGGGGTCGGGCGCTGAGGTCCAGCGACCCATCGCGACCGTCGTCATCGGCGGCATCATCACGGCGACCTTCCTGACCCTCGTCCTGTTGCCAACGCTCTACTGCTGGTTTGAACGCGACAACCGGCCTTCCCGTTCCGTCAACCCCGCAACTCCCAACAAAGGACACGCATGAAAACCCTGCCGTGGCTTTTACTTCTCGGTGTGGTCGGCCTGACCGGCTGCGCCACGCCCTTTCGGGCTCCGCCCGATGTAGCTCATATCAAACTCGACCGCGCCGACTCCCCGGTCGTCGTGGTCGAAAAAATCTGGCTGGAGCGGAAAAAAGGTCCGCTCGTCGTCAAGGGCTATGTCGTCAAGCGCCTGGAGGCCGAAGACACGACCCAG
This window of the Candidatus Didemnitutus sp. genome carries:
- a CDS encoding TolC family protein produces the protein MNPIVSTPSYLIRPSLGLMLLTLAGVAHAQSAPDEAATAVSLSALVSEITAKNPERQFYQEEIAAAKAGVRISSRLSDPELAFDIGQKRLKDSSGARIGDGAVWSVSVTQTFEWPGRLSLRKAIANRQVELAELGVARFENALTARARTLAFGLYAANAKAAAIREVSDRFSSLKETFLARDPAGITPLLETRVIEASELALQRRATEAELAVQAALIELNQLRGVAVDAPLRVAAPALSFASLPATPDLLAAAREKNFDYRMRLVELEQQGFAVSLARNERYPGISVSPYFSRDNVGDRETIVGLGLSVPLPVSGRTGAAVEVANARRRQAEAAVLVTLRELDREVITSAQAFATKLAESRRWSPDAVQKFREAADLADRHYRTGAVPIATYVELQNSYLDAVEALLDTQSETLAAGLKVQQLTGIELNPVEIKP
- a CDS encoding efflux RND transporter permease subunit — encoded protein: MIDKILEFALRQRVFVLLGAVALIFIGAWSASQLPIDAVPDITNVQVQINTSVPSLAPEEIEKLVTYPIEVEMGGIEKLLEVRSISKFGLSQVTLIFKEGADIYRARQLAGERLQAVLDELPPGVTPKLAPITTGLGEIYHYTVRYKEGFKDAPADPVDRLRELKLAQDYIVKPALRTVPGVTEVNTSGGYDKQIVIMPNPAKLTSVGLTVGEVADIVAENVANAGGSVVEKGGESVTVRAIGRVQTTEEIANLPIKFSGARAGTLRVKDVADVAIGSGVRTGSATHDGAEAVLGSALMLIGENSRLVSSRVHERIGELQSKLPNGMEVETVYNRTDLVNSTIRTVEKNLFEGAILVIAILIALLGNWRAALIVATAIPLSMLFAMTGMVRYGVSGNLMSLGAVDFGLIVDGAVVMAENIVRMLAQRQHQLGRLLSKEERLHTILTACKQVGTPTVFGVAIITIVYLPMFTLTGIEGKMFTPMAFTVVFALIGALILALTVVPVLCSFFMTAKVSEEDNFLIRFAKRLYTPVLHFSLRMRWLMSAIAIGIFGVSMWVFTHLGAEFIPQLDEGSLAAQMIRTTSIGLGPSVQMQTAAEKLMLEKFPEVTHTFARVGTSEVATDPMGVNVGDSYIMMKPPAEWRKIDGRTITKDELTNLMSKELAVHFPAQSYLFSQPIELRFNELLSGSRADIAIKVFGDDYDTLEKVAGEVREIVEKIPGAADVEFDAAGKAPVLQVVLNRTAMSRYNVHADEVNKVIETAFAGVEGGVIIDGNRRYPIITRLPESARQDFANVANLPIRTTDGGMVTLGQVADVSMTESVNTISREAFQRRMAIQVNLRGRDVQSFVLEAQQKIGAEVKLPEGYFVEYGGAFKNLQEARTRLMIVVPAALALIFLLIFMAFGSVRQALIVYTGIPLAVTGGVFALWLRDLPFSISAAVGFIALSGVAVLNGVMMISFINQLREEGKNVRDAVVEGALTRLRPVLMTALVAALGFVPMALATGSGAEVQRPIATVVIGGIITATFLTLVLLPTLYCWFERDNRPSRSVNPATPNKGHA